The nucleotide sequence TTACTGCTATACCCATGTTTTTTTCTGAGTATGTACATGCTACAAGGTTGAAAAGGTATATTAAGCGAAAATGTAACATGTATCTGTTGATTAATTGGAAACTGTTGGTCCACTTTGATGTATGTGCTTGGATTGCATCTCAATaaactttgaatttttttggggggaaaaaaaaaattcacataaaaTCTAATGGGAAGATTGCTGTTGAAATGCATGGTCTGGAAACAAATAGGTGATACTATTGGAAGATGTCACCTGTATTTCTATTATGGTGAAAACTCCCACTTTCAGCCTTgatgacaaatagagaggaggacagagacagcaatAGAAATTCAGCTGGGTTTTTAATCCTTCCCCATGCTATCCAAAACTCTAAAATGTAAACTGTAAAAATGAATATCAGAAATTCAACATATCTTTATaagataaaaaacataaaaagtctGAAAATATGTAATTAGAAAGATCCAGACAACACGGGGTGTTTGCACAGGAACAAAATATCTGAAAAGAAAAACAGTATCAAATATACACGGCATAAATACCTTAATTTCATATTTATCAGCACTTAGAAGGATGTAATCTCCAGGATTATGCATGACAGATTTCACCTGACATTTCTGCAAGACGACCTATGGGTACACACAATATTTGCATTAGCTAAGCATACACATACAGCTGTATATTCCTTTAAGGTGTATATAGAGAACAGCACACATGTAATAAATACTGGGAGCCAAGTCTGGAGGTTGTCCCAAAGAACACTCAATGAGAGGGGGAACGTTTGGCGGCCATTATTAATGTCAGTTTTGGTGGATGGCGCAGTACTAGCGGAGGTCAGCATTCCTCAAACAATAAGTACAAGTAACAGTtgttaaaaacaaacacatatgtCCGACATATTTTATCAGGAACAAGGCTGGATATACATTTACGTTGAGCGGGGATCCTGGAAGTCTGTAAAACACTGAACACTGCAACCTTATTTCTGACTCCAATATTTTACatgcaatggggtttatttaataaagctggagagtgcaaaatcaggctcacttctgcagagaaaccaatcagcttctaaccttaacttgttcaattaagctttggcaataaaatctggaagctaattggtttctatgcagtagtgagactgattttgcaaataaataaaccCCACCGTGACAGAATTGCACGCCtcgtatttattttacatgcatAGTGGCTAAATTCTTAGATCTGTGGTCCTGCAGcaagtaagtatgacatttttgttatattttttttaaaaccaaacctttacaatcacttcaagcAGGATTTAAAGCACCCATTATCCCTTCTTTCTAGATATGCATTTTAATACTGACAGTTGATGTTCATACTCTATTACTTAATAGAATGAACACATTGAACTTACACAGCAGAAAATGTTATACACACATTAGATGGAACAGACACAAATGTACTAATCCTTCTAGGAACTTTAGTAAAAGCAGATACCAGTCTGCCAGTATAACTATAGCAGAAACCTGCCTTGGTGACCCACTCAGTGTGTCCAGTGAGCGTATTCAAGCATGATCCGGTAGATAAGGCCCAGATTTTCACAGTGTTATCCGCAGAGCCACTGACCAAAATGTCCAGTTCATCATTATAGTCCACACTGAACACTGCAAAGAATGGAGAAAAGCACTTCTGTAAATAACAACAAATCAGCCGATTTCTTTTACAGTCTAACCCACATCAGTGCACTAATCTGATTAATCGCTAAAGGCAATACAAACGCTTTGCTTCCTATAGATATCAATTACAAGCACAGATGTCCAAAATTTTTTATATGGAACAAGCCTTGAGTTATACTGACGCTGTGGGTAAATTCTGGAAGCCTGGTTCTAGCACTAGACACTTCACTCTAATTTCTGACCCCCTTTTTTAGTGCACATATTATAAAGGAATCACAATCCCCATGTTTATTTTACATGCACAGTAAATAAGTGCTTATATCTCTGGCCCTGCAGCACTTTTTTTGTAACAGATACCTATGAGGGTAACTATCTGTAATTTGTATGATCTTCTAGAGCCCCTGGGACATACAGGCAACCAGTACCCACCTATAGATAGAAGTGCAGATTTTCACAGACtgaaaaaaatctgtgattttggagctttttttccccccagccaTAAGCTTTGTGTGAATggatgacttgtatagcgctacacatgcaaactgaatcgcctctaggcgctttttgcagccagtgtcttcctggctggtgcggtcatttaccccgtaggatctcaacACGCTTGGgatacagtcatacacacatatatatatactgggccaatttggccaggattcaattaacctgccagcatgtctttggagtgtgggaggaaaccggagtacccggaggaaacctacgcagacacagggagaacatgcaaactccaagcagatggtgtcgtggtcaggattcgaaccagcgacccttttgctgctaggtgaaagtgctaaccactacaccactgtgctgccctgtgTACAGCCTACAGAATCACCTCACTCACAAGTGACAACCACTCCACCTACCTCCCTGAATGTATCTCTGTAAAAGCTACTTACCTGCCCCTGTATGACCCCGGAAGTGCTGAATTCTTGCTCCTGAGCTCCAGTCCCAGCAGGCCACTGTATTATCAAAGGAGCCAGTGATGAGTTTCAGTTCATCGAAGGTCACAGCAGCACATGTGTGTGTCTGGATCCCATATATACACTGACCAGTGCTCACGTCCCACAGTTTGGCGGATAAGTCATCTGAGCCTGAATGAGAGATATCTATGTGTAGCCAATAGACAAAACATCCATGTACGAGAAAGATCCATATGTGACTGATAGACAAGAATATGGAGTTTTTGtacttactgaaaaaaaaaaaaaacatttcttgggAGTTCATTGAGTGACACAAGAATTCAGACtgttgggttatactgccacctacaggagaattggacactggcaaacatataaaaacaaaccAGCTTAATGTAAACTCTCCTACACTCAAATATGTCCTAATTTGGTACATATCAGTTTACAGAACATACACAGAGAAGTGCACCTATGTCCCTCAAAATAAAATACATGAGTTTTATAGCAAGTATTCCAGTGAGGGGTGGGCAAAAGCAACAAAATGCTAACAGGcgcatacaaccccccccccccccaaaaaaaaacaactggggGTTGCCTGCAGTTCAAAGAGCCACCTGAACGACCTTATACCCAAAGCTGCCATCATATGAGGCCTTAACATCCCCATCTGGTAAAACTTGGAGAATTTTTACCAGGTGGATGGTGGGCTTTAACAAGCTATTAAGCAGGATGGTAAACCCGTCCTCGAGAGAGAAAACCTGGATAATGTAGTGTAGAGCCTACAGAGCATCTGCCAGGAGTCTGATCAGATCAGAGCACCACATCTGCCTGGGCCCGTCCAGAATGGACTCCATGTATATTCTGCAGAGGCTTTAAGGGAAGCTACCAACAACCCCAGGACTCTCCTGCAGAAAAAGAGAATCCTAGACTGAAGAGTCCGAATCTGGAGAGTTTAATGTTTGGTCGAGGGAAGTACAATTCTGGCTGAGCTGTATTTAGGATGAGCCCCAGATACTCCAAATGATGAAGTGGTTCCTGCATGGACTTCTGAAGGTTCAGGGCCCAGCTGAAACTTGCAAGGTCTGGACAGTTCAAGCTACGTTGTGAGTCAGAACCTGTGTAGATTGTTCCATCAAAAGCAGATATTCCAGATATTCCTCAATTGGGATGACCTGAAAATGCAGCAAGGCTAGCATGGGAGCCAGAACTCTGGTGTACACCCTCGGCATCATGAAAAGGCTAAATAGcaaggccacaaactgaaaatgttgAAAGCCCAGTGCAAAGCTAAAAACTGACTGAGTCAATGCAGAATTTATGGGTTTGAATTAAAATAtttagggccttgagatccaaacTGGGCCATATGCCTTATTTGCGCGAATAGGATTGAGTAGAACCCCTGGAAATATTCTGCCACTGTAGTTGAGCAGATGCCCCCTTGGTCCAGAAGACCCCCAAGGGCTGCATGGTCTGCAATGCCATCTTTCCAGATGTTGCACAGACTAACAGATTCCCACTTTAGAAAGTAGGGACAACCCTTCATGCTGAAGAGCATTCATCTGCTAGTTTGTCGGACTTGGAAGCCCAATGTTTGCAGTTGAATTAGGTCCCTGGCTGGGGCTTGGTTTGTTGAGTTTGAGGCCTGGGAGTAATAAAGGGAACTCTTCTTGATCTCCAAAGAAGGATTGGAGGGTTATGAATTACATTTTCCAACCTGAGCTCTAGATTTCTTGGGCTGGGGCTTACCCGGGATCCTATACTTACCCGGGATTCTTGATGACGCAGCTCCGAAGATGCAGTATCCCTTCAAAGCAACCACTATTTGCATGCTTGCTCCAAACTCCAACACTTAACCAAAAATTCCTCCACATGTTCACAAACAGTAGGCTCATAAGGAAAATGAGTCAGGAGACATCCAGAAATCCTTTGACGCATAGGGCTTCAGACATGAGACCTAAATGCTACACAAGCAAGGGATTGGCTTGGATGAAGACCAGATCCCTTCTCGTGGCCTTAGCGCAGTCCACTATAGTTTGACAGACTAGAATCATGGCAAAGGCAGGTTGCAGGTCTAGGCCTGCCAGAGAAATCAAGGTCTTGGAAAGAATTTCCAAGTATTTAAAGATGGAATCCTAAAAACAGACACATCCTCCACGGGGATCTTGAATGTATTGTTAAGATGGGTTACTGCTGGATCCACAGCGGGAATTGCTCACTTCTTAACAAAATGGATACAGGGCTCTCAATCATTTGGGAGGTGAAAAAAGCTTCTCAAGAGTCTCCCAGCTTCTCAAGAGTCTCCCAGTCTGTGTTATGGCCCTGAACCCAGAAAGTAATAACAGTACACAGAGGGTCAGAAAGCATTACAATGCAGAGCCCAGTGCCCAAAGGTCACATTTCATGCAAGCCCCACGATTGTCTGTCCAATGGGTTTGGGTTACGGTCTCTGCAACTAGTGCCGAGACTAGTGCTGAAGATACACCAGACTAGATAGCTGCATATATAGACAAGCTCAAGCATATTGTACAGGAAGCTCAAGCATTGTACAGGAATCTTAAAATTGAAGAAATTATTTTTGATTTGGAAAAAACAAGAGGAGAAGCTAGCAAGGAGGTTAGACTTTTTTCAGCAGAGCAGAGAACGGCAGCTATCCCACTAGCTAAAAAACGAAGGCGTGCTTAGCGTAGGAGGTTTTATACTGGgatgtttttttggtttaaagTGTCCAGTTCTCTTGCAGGCAGAAGAATAACTCAACAGTCTCTGAATTCATTGTCGCTCAATGAACAAGAAACCTAAAAAGTGTTCAATAAGTTTACATTTTCAATGCACAGTCatctaatgtcatttttttttttatgcttttaaatGTTGTAGAATTTGGTCAGTTGGGTACACAACTAACAAGCCAGTGCACTCTAGTACAGCGAAGGCTGGACAATTTTGTTGGAAGACGTGGTGGTATGGACCCATTGGAGCGGCCCTCTGTTCATATACGCTGAACGATCTTTAATTTAGGGAATATCATGCTCCAGGCACTGATCTTGTGAACAGATGTTGGAACAAGAAATGCACTCCAATGCCTGTTACACAACGATAAGATTATCAGATGAATGATTGCCTATTTTTTAAAGCGATGGACATTTTCGtatgatagaataaaaaataatgtaatgtGTTGTAGCGTATTTGTATTTTCGAATAACACCAATGATTAAACCAAAATCGtaggagaaaataaaaatgttgtgctTGTCCCATAAAATAATactggatgaactgtcgtgattggctctcgaaagctgtgtaccaacGATCAGTTAATCATACGATGGCTttgaaaactgtattttttgtatgattttctgatcgtgtgtataggccataaGGGGATCACAGTACCAATACTGCTGCAAGGAACTGCTGACTATGTGAGGAGGAACATAATACAACTCCCAGACAAAATATTTCTCTTCCTGCAGGATGTTGCTACAGCAGACACTCACCTGTACAGAGGAGGCCATCTTTATAATAAAGTGCATAAACCCTGGCACTGTGCCCAATCAGTGACGCAGTCTGGAATGCTTCATGATTGGCCAGTTGTTTCATCCGCAAGATGGCCTTCAGGTAAACATTCTTCCAGTGAAGAGTATCCTGCACGGTGTCATCAATCTGCCAGCCTAAACTCCGACATGCAGTCTGCCACACCTCTGTACAGGCACTTATCACCTTGTTCCATTGCTTGGAGACCAGGCAGCATGTAAGCAAGGTCTGCGGGTCCAGCCACTTTAGCAAGTAGAAGCTGAGCTCCAGTGGAAGAAGTTTCAGGAAATCTCTCTTCAGAAGTGTCTCCAGATTATTGGAGAGATGCCGCAGCTGCACCGCCCCGCTTAGGCTGATCAAGTGATCCAAAGTCTCATTTTTCTGCAGGTCAGTCAATGTGAAGAAGGATGCGGAAAGGTTTTCAAGCCATGTCTCAAAATCCTTCTTCTCCATAGGTTTCTGGTAGTAGCAGGCTGGGGGGAAAACAGATGGAAAATAACCAAAATGTCATCTAGTAAACCAGGCAGTTCATTTTACACAAAGGCTTCTATTTTAAAGACATACAAATTTATATTTCATAGTTGATGAGGATTAAAAGACCATCAAGTTCAGCTTTTCTCAACTCCTGCAACTTTTGTCCATAGGAAAGAAAATATCACCCCCTTCCCAGGGCAACTGCTGCCAATTCTGccacacaaaaagaaaacaaaatcccTTTCTGACCCTCCCAAGGTCAGTCCTTTGGATTAAATATTATTCTGTTTAGTGATTGTAACTGGATATTTacttctgttctggtgacaggtCAAATGTTGAACTTTCTCCATGGTGGGATATAAACTGCATTAAAAACCTTACAAGTGTTCTATGCCTTCACCATtcacgcacagctgcaccagattctgagtactCCAGTTTTATCCCCCCCATCCCCATGTATGCTCTTTTGTCTCCCCGTTATTTAAATTCCATGTCAAGCTTGTAGTTTCTAGAGCAAAAACTGGTGAACATTAGCAAAAGAATAGAGCAACGTGcagaaaaaacaattatttttttttaaaagaaagggTAGGGGGAAACAGTAGCTAaagttaaagcttttttttttttcttaatactaCAATTGGCTGCAGTCCACACCTCCAGATCCACAAATCGAAATAATGGCAGAAACAACTTGGGTAGATGTGATTAAGACCGGGTCCACACTGTTCCAACATGGAAGTCAGACGACTTCCTATCCGACTTCCATAAACAGGATCCGACAATatcaggccctttgagtctggaaTAAATCTTAAGGGTGAAACAGCAcaccgaaagaaaaaaaaaaaaaaacgtgggtccccccagaatccataccagacccttatccgagcacg is from Rana temporaria chromosome 9, aRanTem1.1, whole genome shotgun sequence and encodes:
- the FBXW2 gene encoding F-box/WD repeat-containing protein 2 isoform X2, translating into MEKKDFETWLENLSASFFTLTDLQKNETLDHLISLSGAVQLRHLSNNLETLLKRDFLKLLPLELSFYLLKWLDPQTLLTCCLVSKQWNKVISACTEVWQTACRSLGWQIDDTVQDTLHWKNVYLKAILRMKQLANHEAFQTASLIGHSARVYALYYKDGLLCTGSDDLSAKLWDVSTGQCIYGIQTHTCAAVTFDELKLITGSFDNTVACWDWSSGARIQHFRGHTGAVFSVDYNDELDILVSGSADNTVKIWALSTGSCLNTLTGHTEWVTKVVLQKCQVKSVMHNPGDYILLSADKYEIKIWPIGREINCKCLKTLYVSDDRSISLQPRLHFDGKYIVCSSALGLYQWDFASFDILRVIKMPDSTSLSLLGFGDIFALLFDNHHLYIIDLRTEKVISRWPLPEYRKSKRGSSFLAGEMAWLNGLDGVNDVGLVFATSMPDHSIHLVLWKENG
- the FBXW2 gene encoding F-box/WD repeat-containing protein 2 isoform X1, with the translated sequence MEKKDFETWLENLSASFFTLTDLQKNETLDHLISLSGAVQLRHLSNNLETLLKRDFLKLLPLELSFYLLKWLDPQTLLTCCLVSKQWNKVISACTEVWQTACRSLGWQIDDTVQDTLHWKNVYLKAILRMKQLANHEAFQTASLIGHSARVYALYYKDGLLCTDISHSGSDDLSAKLWDVSTGQCIYGIQTHTCAAVTFDELKLITGSFDNTVACWDWSSGARIQHFRGHTGAVFSVDYNDELDILVSGSADNTVKIWALSTGSCLNTLTGHTEWVTKVVLQKCQVKSVMHNPGDYILLSADKYEIKIWPIGREINCKCLKTLYVSDDRSISLQPRLHFDGKYIVCSSALGLYQWDFASFDILRVIKMPDSTSLSLLGFGDIFALLFDNHHLYIIDLRTEKVISRWPLPEYRKSKRGSSFLAGEMAWLNGLDGVNDVGLVFATSMPDHSIHLVLWKENG